From one Pristis pectinata isolate sPriPec2 chromosome 12, sPriPec2.1.pri, whole genome shotgun sequence genomic stretch:
- the LOC127576426 gene encoding LOW QUALITY PROTEIN: gamma-glutamyl hydrolase-like (The sequence of the model RefSeq protein was modified relative to this genomic sequence to represent the inferred CDS: deleted 1 base in 1 codon), which yields MNGQARARTLNDRPIIGILAQHTVDDLSEVAATYVASSYVKYLESAGCRVAVIRLYLSETEYEKIFYSINGILLPGGAVDLQTSEFARVAGIFYRLALEACDQGDYFPVWGTCLGHQLLTALTAGQNLLSRTDSSKVALTLDFTEETKWCKMFRDFSPEMLRVLSEKPLTGNFHKYSVTLQAFEANEKLRSFYRLVSTSADRQGVTLSRPWKRSDIRFTAPSGIRKRTDIFGRKAWMPHTVPWESGCPT from the exons ATGAACGGACAAGCCAG GGCGAGAACGCTGAATGACCGGCCTATCATAG gGATCTTGGCACAGCACACGGTGGATGACCTGTCCGAGGTGGCCGCGACCTACGTGGCGTCTTCCTACGTGAAGTACCTGGAGTCGGCCGGCTGCAGAGTGGCGGTTATCAG GTTGTATCTCAGTGAGACTGAATATGAGAAGATATTTTACTCAATAAACGG gaTCCTGCTCCCCGGAGGAGCCGTGGACCTGCAGACCTCCGAGTTCGCCCGGGTGGCCGGGATCTTCTACAGGCTGGCATTGGAG GCCTGTGACCAGGGCGACTACTTCCCGGTGTGGGGGACGTGCCTGGGGCACCAGCTGCTGACGGCGCTCACCGCCGGCCAGAATCTGCTCAGCAGGACGGACAGCAGCAAAGTGGCGCTAACGCTGGACTTCACCGAGG AAACGAAGTGGTGTAAAATGTTCCGAGATTTCTCCCCGGAGATGCTGAGAGTT TTGTCGGAAAAACCGCTGACCGGAAACTTCCACAAGTACAGCGTCACGCTGCAG GCCTTCGAAGCGAATGAGAAGTTGCGCTCGTTCTACAGACTGGTCAGCACCAGCGCCGACCGGCAGGGAGTCACCTTGTCTCGACCATGGAAG CGTTCCGATATCCGATTTACGGCACCCAGTGGCATCCGGAAGCGAACCGATATTTTTGGGAGGAAAGCTTGGATGCCCCACACTGTCCCCTGGGAGTCAGGATGTCCTACCTGA